A section of the Pimelobacter simplex genome encodes:
- a CDS encoding ABC transporter ATP-binding protein produces the protein MSALIGIGSGRAILRELRRILRPRAALAAAAVVMMVVAAVAGIAVPVVIGRVVDRVLAPGADGGTLTGPVLALVALAALAGVAGLVAELLIAQVGEPAVAELREDVLDHALHLDYGVVEDSGTGDLLARVSQDVRALAEVVRAVLSRFGGAAVTLVLSVVGLAFVDYRFALAALVAVPIQLWATRAYLRLAGPTYRRLATAEGAEVQQILESVQASGTVRAFGLGERHRGIIRERALATRSLRLDAVVMRTTFFQRLNLAEYVGTSAILVVGGWLVTRDAVTAGDATAAALMFIRLFNPINIVLALLEEVQSAAAGLGRLVGVLEAPRRVVPAGSDVPVQDRSVRFAGVGFGYHPDHPVLHEVAFEVAPGERLAVVGASGAGKSTLGALVTGLRLPTTGAVWLGGATTAELPPEVLRHSAALITQDVHLFRGSLSDDLRLAAPQASDDELSAALDLVGALGWATALPEGLDTTIGAGGHALTALQAQEVALARLVLADPPVVVLDEATAEAGSAGARQLEGAIERATAGRTTIIVAHRLSQAARCDRVAVMEHGRLVELDTPDALRAAGGPFARLWAAWARGTDEGPEAGEE, from the coding sequence ATGAGCGCCCTGATCGGGATCGGCTCCGGTCGCGCGATCCTGCGCGAGCTGCGCCGGATCCTGCGTCCCCGCGCGGCTCTCGCGGCCGCCGCCGTCGTGATGATGGTCGTCGCGGCGGTCGCCGGCATCGCCGTCCCGGTCGTCATCGGCCGCGTCGTCGACCGGGTCCTCGCGCCCGGCGCCGACGGCGGCACGCTGACCGGTCCGGTCCTCGCGCTCGTCGCGCTCGCGGCCCTGGCCGGCGTGGCCGGCCTCGTCGCCGAGCTGCTCATCGCCCAGGTCGGCGAGCCGGCCGTCGCCGAGCTGCGCGAGGACGTGCTCGACCACGCCCTCCACCTCGACTACGGCGTCGTCGAGGACTCCGGCACCGGCGACCTCCTCGCCCGGGTCAGCCAGGACGTCCGGGCGCTCGCCGAGGTCGTCCGTGCCGTGCTGAGCCGCTTCGGCGGTGCCGCCGTCACGCTCGTGCTCAGCGTGGTGGGCCTGGCGTTCGTCGACTACCGCTTCGCGCTGGCCGCGCTGGTCGCCGTACCGATCCAGCTCTGGGCGACCCGTGCCTACCTCCGCCTGGCCGGGCCGACGTACCGCCGGCTGGCCACGGCCGAGGGTGCCGAGGTGCAGCAGATCCTCGAGTCCGTCCAGGCCAGCGGCACCGTCCGCGCCTTCGGCCTGGGGGAGCGCCACCGCGGGATCATCCGCGAGCGCGCCCTCGCCACCCGGTCGCTGCGTCTCGACGCCGTGGTCATGCGGACCACGTTCTTCCAGCGCCTCAACCTCGCCGAGTACGTCGGCACCAGCGCGATCCTCGTGGTCGGCGGCTGGCTGGTCACCCGCGACGCGGTCACCGCGGGTGACGCGACCGCGGCCGCGCTGATGTTCATCCGGCTCTTCAACCCGATCAACATCGTGCTCGCCCTGCTCGAGGAGGTGCAGTCCGCCGCGGCTGGCCTCGGCCGTCTCGTCGGCGTGCTGGAGGCGCCGCGCCGCGTGGTGCCCGCGGGCAGCGACGTCCCGGTCCAGGACCGCTCGGTGCGGTTCGCGGGCGTCGGCTTCGGCTACCACCCCGACCACCCGGTCCTGCACGAGGTCGCCTTCGAGGTCGCTCCGGGGGAGCGGCTCGCCGTCGTCGGCGCCAGCGGCGCCGGCAAGTCCACGCTCGGTGCGCTCGTCACCGGTCTGCGCCTGCCCACCACGGGCGCGGTCTGGCTCGGCGGCGCCACCACCGCCGAGCTGCCGCCCGAGGTGCTGCGCCACTCCGCGGCGCTCATCACCCAGGACGTGCACCTGTTCCGCGGCTCCCTGAGCGACGACCTGCGCCTGGCCGCGCCCCAGGCGAGCGACGACGAGCTCAGCGCCGCGCTCGACCTGGTCGGTGCGCTCGGCTGGGCGACCGCGCTGCCGGAGGGGCTCGACACCACGATCGGCGCCGGCGGGCACGCGCTCACCGCGCTGCAGGCCCAGGAGGTCGCGCTGGCCCGGCTGGTGCTCGCCGACCCGCCGGTCGTCGTACTGGACGAGGCGACGGCGGAGGCCGGCAGCGCCGGTGCCCGCCAGCTCGAGGGGGCCATCGAGCGCGCCACCGCCGGCCGGACGACGATCATCGTCGCCCACCGGCTCAGCCAGGCCGCGCGCTGCGACCGGGTCGCCGTCATGGAGCACGGCCGGCTCGTCGAGCTCGACACCCCGGACGCGCTGCGCGCCGCCGGGGGACCGTTCGCCCGGCTGTGGGCCGCGTGGGCCCGCGGTACGGACGAGGGACCGGAGGCAGGGGAGGAGTAG
- a CDS encoding FecCD family ABC transporter permease codes for MNVQVRLGGAFSWRVPARTLVVTVLLCLVAVAAAIAGLAIGKVQISAVDVVRTLVGHTSPALETVVTEWRLPRVLLCLVFGAALGVAGAVFQSLTRNPLGSPDIIGFDAGAYAGAVITIVAVHSTRLVLPGALVGGIATALLVYLLAYRQGVHGFRLIIVGIGVTAMLGSLTTWLLLEAPLAIAQMAAVWGAGSVNGLTWSDLRTGAIGIALGLVVVCWFGRHLAALDLGDDAAAALGVPVERARLGLLVGATALTASVTAVAGPITFVALAAPQLARRLTRSAGVRRVPSAAMGACLVVVADFVAQHAFPALVPVGLVTIVAGGAYLVWVLLAQARKEIR; via the coding sequence GTGAACGTCCAGGTGCGCCTCGGAGGCGCGTTCTCGTGGCGGGTCCCGGCACGGACCCTCGTCGTCACCGTCCTGCTCTGCCTCGTCGCGGTCGCCGCCGCGATCGCCGGCCTGGCCATCGGCAAGGTCCAGATCTCCGCGGTCGACGTCGTGCGCACGCTCGTGGGCCACACGAGCCCGGCGCTGGAGACCGTCGTCACCGAGTGGCGCCTGCCGCGGGTGCTCCTCTGCCTGGTCTTCGGCGCCGCGCTGGGCGTCGCCGGCGCGGTCTTCCAGTCGCTGACCCGCAACCCGCTGGGCAGCCCGGACATCATCGGCTTCGACGCGGGTGCCTATGCCGGAGCGGTGATCACCATCGTCGCGGTCCACTCGACACGGCTGGTCCTGCCCGGTGCGCTGGTCGGCGGCATCGCCACCGCGCTCCTGGTCTACCTGCTGGCCTACCGCCAGGGCGTCCACGGCTTCCGGCTCATCATCGTCGGCATCGGCGTCACCGCGATGCTCGGCTCCCTGACCACCTGGCTGCTGCTCGAGGCGCCGCTCGCGATCGCCCAGATGGCCGCGGTCTGGGGTGCCGGCAGCGTCAACGGGCTGACCTGGTCCGACCTGCGCACCGGGGCGATCGGCATCGCCCTCGGCCTGGTCGTCGTGTGCTGGTTCGGCCGGCACCTCGCCGCGCTCGACCTGGGGGACGACGCGGCCGCGGCGCTCGGCGTACCGGTGGAGCGGGCGCGGCTCGGCCTCCTGGTCGGTGCGACCGCGCTCACCGCGAGCGTCACCGCCGTCGCCGGGCCGATCACGTTCGTCGCCCTCGCGGCGCCCCAGCTGGCCCGGCGCCTGACCCGCTCGGCGGGTGTCCGTAGGGTGCCGTCCGCGGCCATGGGCGCCTGTCTCGTCGTCGTTGCCGACTTCGTCGCGCAGCACGCCTTCCCCGCACTGGTCCCGGTCGGTCTCGTGACGATCGTGGCCGGTGGCGCCTACCTCGTCTGGGTGCTTCTCGCCCAGGCACGCAAGGAGATCCGATGA
- a CDS encoding FecCD family ABC transporter permease, with protein sequence MSSDLRGIRWALLVLAVLVVASLLFGSRPLAPTDVVTALFRDNGDAHTIVVEQRIPRTVLGLLVGLALGLSGALMQGMTRNPLADPGLLGVSAGAAFAVVLGTILAPGASGAAMVWFSFVGAGLTTAAVYVIGSLGGRGRSPATLVLTGMAIGAVLAGLTQLLVLFNERAFIAARAFYAGSLQGTDWALIGQVAPFLVVGTAVAAFAARGLNAVALGDDVAAALGVRPWAVRVLAVVGVTVLCGAATAAVGAVWFVGLMVPHVARWITGPDQRRILAWSAALGALLMVGADVVGRVVVIPDEVPAGVVTAMLGAPVLIALVRRRTASPV encoded by the coding sequence GTGAGCAGCGACCTCCGGGGCATCCGGTGGGCCCTGCTGGTGCTGGCGGTCCTCGTGGTCGCGAGCCTGCTCTTCGGCTCGCGGCCGCTGGCGCCCACCGACGTGGTCACCGCGCTGTTCCGTGACAACGGCGACGCGCACACGATCGTGGTCGAGCAGCGCATCCCGCGCACGGTCCTCGGGCTCCTGGTCGGGCTGGCGCTCGGCCTGTCCGGCGCACTGATGCAGGGGATGACGCGCAACCCGCTGGCCGATCCGGGCCTGCTCGGGGTCAGCGCGGGCGCCGCGTTCGCCGTGGTGCTCGGCACGATCCTGGCGCCGGGTGCGAGCGGAGCCGCGATGGTGTGGTTCTCGTTCGTGGGCGCGGGCCTGACCACGGCGGCGGTCTACGTCATCGGCAGCCTCGGCGGCCGCGGCCGCTCGCCGGCCACGCTCGTGCTGACCGGCATGGCGATCGGCGCGGTCCTCGCCGGGTTGACCCAGCTGCTGGTGCTCTTCAACGAGCGCGCGTTCATCGCCGCCCGGGCGTTCTACGCCGGCTCGCTCCAGGGCACGGACTGGGCGCTGATCGGGCAGGTCGCCCCCTTCCTCGTCGTCGGTACGGCGGTCGCGGCCTTCGCCGCCCGCGGTCTCAACGCCGTCGCACTGGGGGACGACGTCGCGGCCGCGCTCGGCGTACGGCCGTGGGCGGTGCGCGTCCTCGCCGTCGTCGGCGTCACCGTGCTCTGCGGTGCCGCCACCGCGGCGGTCGGTGCCGTGTGGTTCGTGGGCCTCATGGTCCCGCACGTCGCGCGCTGGATCACCGGCCCCGACCAGCGCCGCATCCTGGCCTGGTCCGCGGCGCTCGGCGCGCTGCTCATGGTCGGAGCCGACGTGGTCGGCCGGGTGGTCGTGATCCCCGACGAGGTCCCCGCGGGCGTGGTCACCGCGATGCTCGGCGCCCCGGTGCTCATCGCACTGGTCCGGCGCCGGACGGCGAGCCCGGTGTGA
- a CDS encoding siderophore-interacting protein, giving the protein MSAAELEMTVHHAEVVAATDLSAGMRRVVFGGSGLDGYRSTGVGDEYIRLLFPVDPAGRPDLPGVVDGNLDYGSIDTDQLRTYTVRDWDDDARRLTVDFVVHEGGVAATWARQAAPGQVIGLNSPTALYSPPAGLEWQVLVADYAGLPAAVRLVETTPGVRTRLVLEVPDASYELAVPERPDLEVVWIHGGNGHAPSRLEEVVRSLPRPEGVGYVWVAGESKVLRGVRKYLRQELRLPAAAYKTVGYWIEDAERWRERYDALGDDIRAALDAIWEQEGSDEELEDRYEARLAELGL; this is encoded by the coding sequence GTGAGCGCCGCCGAGCTGGAGATGACCGTGCACCACGCCGAGGTCGTGGCCGCGACCGACCTGAGCGCGGGCATGCGCCGGGTGGTGTTCGGCGGCAGCGGGCTCGACGGCTACCGGAGCACCGGGGTCGGCGACGAGTACATCCGGCTGCTCTTCCCGGTCGACCCGGCCGGGCGGCCCGACCTGCCGGGCGTGGTCGACGGCAACCTCGACTACGGCTCCATCGACACCGACCAGCTGCGCACCTACACGGTGCGCGACTGGGACGACGACGCGCGCCGGCTCACCGTGGACTTCGTCGTCCACGAGGGCGGCGTCGCGGCGACCTGGGCGCGGCAGGCCGCGCCGGGACAGGTGATCGGGCTCAACAGCCCCACCGCGCTCTACTCGCCGCCGGCCGGCCTCGAGTGGCAGGTCCTGGTCGCCGACTACGCCGGCCTGCCGGCCGCGGTGCGGCTGGTGGAGACCACGCCCGGCGTCCGGACCCGGCTCGTGCTGGAGGTGCCGGACGCGTCGTACGAGCTGGCGGTGCCGGAGCGTCCCGACCTCGAGGTGGTCTGGATCCACGGCGGCAACGGCCATGCGCCGAGCCGGCTCGAAGAAGTCGTCCGCTCGCTGCCGCGCCCCGAGGGGGTCGGCTACGTGTGGGTGGCGGGGGAGTCCAAGGTCCTGCGCGGGGTGCGCAAGTACCTGCGCCAGGAGCTGCGGCTGCCCGCGGCGGCGTACAAGACGGTGGGCTACTGGATCGAGGACGCCGAGCGGTGGCGCGAGCGCTACGACGCGCTCGGCGACGACATCCGCGCCGCGCTCGACGCGATCTGGGAGCAGGAGGGCAGCGACGAGGAGCTCGAGGACCGCTACGAGGCACGGCTCGCCGAGCTCGGGTTGTGA
- a CDS encoding ABC transporter transmembrane domain-containing protein, with product MAEPATRAPSPGGLLRDAITAQPWRVTLATVCAIGHQAGEAMVPVVVGLALDRGVSARDDQALLRWVLVLAVTFAVLSFSYRCFDRTATRVAADAEVALRRRVAAHLLDVRGVGPHDNGSGGLAEVASSDVRTVAESSGVLQMFAAGLAGMLVAVVALLRIHPVVGLVVVVGVVVVTLLLHRASVLLERRVIADRQASAEAADAAADLLTGLRVLKGLSAEDAASRRFRLVSGHALGAALRSARAGAGFEALAALAPALLVAATVAVAGGLALDGRLSLGALVAALGLAQFLSGPLQMVAYTFAELATVRAAAARVSGVLVTPPPPYGDAPLADPPGPLDVDGRVVDLPGSALRFRPGAATGVVGSPEQLERLAAALTGEPRPHGDLVRLDDVVLSTAEPAALRRTVVVAPHDARLFTGTLADNVDGADRDPGAVATAIDAAAVTDVLDVIPGGLDAQVGEGGHLLSGGQRQRVGLARALAVDAPVLVLHEPTSAVDSVTEALIAERLVAVRAERTTVVLTTSPVLLDACDEVVWLDGEVVVGTHHTLLDHTEYAAAVLR from the coding sequence ATGGCTGAGCCGGCCACCCGCGCGCCCAGCCCCGGCGGGCTGCTGCGCGACGCGATCACGGCGCAGCCGTGGCGGGTCACCCTCGCGACGGTCTGCGCGATCGGTCACCAGGCCGGTGAGGCGATGGTGCCGGTCGTCGTCGGCCTCGCGCTCGACCGCGGCGTCAGCGCCCGCGACGACCAGGCCCTGCTGCGCTGGGTGCTCGTGCTGGCCGTGACCTTCGCCGTGCTCTCGTTCTCCTACCGCTGCTTCGACCGCACGGCGACCCGGGTCGCCGCCGACGCCGAGGTCGCCCTGCGCCGCCGGGTCGCGGCCCACCTGCTCGACGTCCGCGGCGTCGGCCCGCACGACAACGGCTCCGGCGGCCTGGCCGAGGTCGCCTCCTCCGACGTCCGCACGGTCGCGGAGAGCTCGGGCGTGCTCCAGATGTTCGCCGCCGGCCTGGCCGGCATGCTCGTCGCCGTCGTCGCCCTGCTGCGGATCCACCCCGTCGTCGGCCTGGTCGTCGTGGTCGGCGTGGTCGTCGTGACCCTGCTCCTGCACCGCGCCTCGGTCCTCCTGGAGCGCCGCGTCATCGCCGACCGCCAGGCCAGCGCCGAGGCGGCCGACGCCGCTGCCGACCTGCTCACCGGGCTGCGCGTGCTCAAGGGCCTCTCCGCCGAGGACGCGGCCAGCCGCCGCTTCCGCCTGGTCAGCGGGCACGCCCTGGGCGCCGCGCTCCGCAGCGCTCGTGCGGGCGCCGGCTTCGAGGCCCTGGCCGCGCTCGCGCCTGCCCTGCTGGTCGCCGCGACCGTCGCGGTCGCCGGCGGGCTCGCGCTCGACGGCCGGCTCAGCCTCGGCGCCCTCGTCGCCGCGCTCGGTCTCGCCCAGTTCCTGTCCGGACCGCTCCAGATGGTCGCCTACACCTTCGCCGAGCTCGCCACGGTCCGCGCGGCTGCGGCGCGGGTCTCCGGGGTGCTGGTGACCCCGCCGCCGCCGTACGGCGACGCGCCGCTGGCCGACCCGCCCGGCCCCCTCGACGTCGACGGCCGGGTCGTCGACCTGCCCGGCAGCGCGCTGCGGTTCCGGCCCGGCGCCGCCACCGGCGTGGTCGGCAGCCCCGAGCAGCTCGAGCGCCTCGCCGCCGCGCTCACCGGCGAGCCGCGTCCGCACGGCGACCTGGTCCGCCTGGACGACGTCGTCCTCAGCACCGCCGAGCCGGCCGCGCTGCGTCGTACCGTCGTCGTGGCGCCGCACGACGCCCGCCTCTTCACCGGCACCCTCGCCGACAACGTCGACGGTGCCGACCGCGACCCCGGCGCCGTCGCCACGGCCATCGACGCCGCCGCCGTCACCGACGTCCTCGACGTCATCCCCGGCGGGCTCGACGCCCAGGTCGGCGAGGGCGGACACCTGCTCTCCGGCGGCCAGCGGCAGCGGGTCGGCCTGGCCCGGGCGCTGGCCGTGGACGCCCCGGTCCTGGTGCTCCACGAGCCGACCAGCGCCGTCGACTCCGTGACCGAGGCGCTCATCGCCGAGCGCCTGGTCGCCGTCCGCGCCGAGCGGACCACGGTCGTGCTCACCACCAGCCCCGTGCTCCTCGACGCCTGCGACGAGGTGGTGTGGCTCGACGGCGAGGTCGTCGTCGGCACCCACCACACGCTGCTCGACCACACCGAGTACGCCGCGGCGGTGCTCCGATGA
- the leuS gene encoding leucine--tRNA ligase, which yields MSENDGHNEVHYDVHAVEEKWLPVWESLDPFRADDAAVTSGEREKRYALTMFPYPSGDLHMGHAEVFAIHDVISRYWRLRGYEVLNPMGWDSFGLPAENAAIKNDEHPATYTYANIETQFASMKRYGVSFDWSRRLHTSDPEYYKWTQWLFLKFREKGLAYRKNSPVNWCPNDQTVLANEQVLADGTCERCGAVVTKRELTQWYFKTTEYAQELYDCLDDLQGSWIGKVVNAQRNWIGRSEGAHVTFEVEGHEPVTVFTTRPDTLFGTTFMVVAVDAKLAEELVTDEHRADFEAYRDEIRKASDIDRLATDRPKTGVFLGVHATNPLTGEKLPVWATDYVLADYGTGAVMGVPGGDQRDWEFATKFGLPILRTTEPPADWEGEAFNGEGPAINSPAPGVTSALDLNGLSVAEAKSATIAHLTEIGSGDGTVNFRLRDWLLSRQRYWGAPIPIIHCPVDGEVPVPEDQLPVELPELRGADLKPKGTSPLGAATEWVNVSCPQCGGPATRDTDTMDTFVDSSWYFFRYLSAHDSTQAFDPALAKAWGPIDLYIGGDEHAVLHLLYARFFTKVLRDMGLIDWDEPFSAYLSQGKVINNGRKMSKSLGNGVSLGGQLEEFGVDAVRLTLVFASPPEDNVDWADVSPAGSAKFLQRAWRLSGDVTSAPGVAPADGDVALRKVTHKTVHEAAQLLESYRFNVVIARTMELVNATRKAIDSGCGPADPAVREAAETVAILLSMVAPYTAEEMWERLGHQPTVANAPWPDVDPALLVDDAVTAVVQIQGKVRARLEVSPDISEADLEAAALADPGVAKAIDGRPVRKVIVRAPKLVNIVV from the coding sequence ATGAGCGAGAACGACGGCCACAACGAGGTCCACTACGACGTGCACGCGGTCGAGGAGAAGTGGCTGCCGGTCTGGGAGTCGCTCGATCCCTTCCGCGCCGACGACGCGGCGGTGACCTCGGGCGAGCGCGAGAAGCGCTACGCGCTGACGATGTTCCCCTACCCGAGCGGCGACCTGCACATGGGTCACGCCGAGGTCTTCGCGATCCACGACGTGATCTCGCGCTACTGGCGGCTGCGTGGCTACGAGGTGCTCAACCCGATGGGCTGGGACTCCTTCGGCCTGCCCGCCGAGAACGCCGCGATCAAGAACGACGAGCACCCCGCGACCTACACCTACGCCAATATCGAGACGCAGTTCGCCTCGATGAAGCGCTACGGCGTCAGCTTCGACTGGTCGCGACGGCTGCACACCTCGGACCCCGAGTACTACAAGTGGACCCAGTGGCTGTTCCTGAAGTTCCGCGAGAAGGGCCTGGCCTACCGCAAGAACTCGCCGGTCAACTGGTGCCCCAACGACCAGACCGTGCTGGCCAACGAGCAGGTGCTGGCCGACGGCACCTGTGAGCGCTGCGGCGCCGTCGTCACCAAGCGCGAGCTGACCCAGTGGTACTTCAAGACCACCGAGTACGCCCAGGAGCTGTACGACTGCCTCGACGACCTGCAGGGGTCGTGGATCGGCAAGGTCGTCAACGCCCAGCGCAACTGGATCGGCCGCTCCGAGGGTGCCCACGTCACCTTCGAGGTCGAGGGTCACGAGCCGGTCACCGTGTTCACCACGCGTCCCGACACCCTGTTCGGTACGACGTTCATGGTCGTCGCGGTCGACGCCAAGCTGGCCGAGGAGCTGGTCACCGACGAGCACCGCGCCGACTTCGAGGCCTACCGCGACGAGATCCGCAAGGCCAGCGACATCGACCGCCTGGCCACCGACCGGCCCAAGACCGGCGTCTTCCTGGGCGTCCACGCGACCAACCCCCTGACCGGCGAGAAGCTGCCGGTCTGGGCGACCGACTACGTGCTGGCCGACTACGGCACCGGCGCGGTCATGGGCGTGCCCGGCGGCGACCAGCGCGACTGGGAGTTCGCGACGAAGTTCGGCCTGCCGATCCTGCGCACCACCGAGCCGCCCGCCGACTGGGAGGGTGAGGCGTTCAACGGCGAGGGGCCGGCGATCAACTCGCCCGCGCCCGGCGTGACGTCGGCGCTCGACCTCAACGGCCTGTCGGTCGCCGAGGCCAAGAGCGCCACCATCGCGCACCTGACCGAGATCGGGTCCGGCGACGGCACCGTCAACTTCCGGCTGCGCGACTGGCTGCTGTCGCGGCAGCGCTACTGGGGCGCGCCCATCCCGATCATCCACTGCCCGGTCGACGGCGAGGTGCCGGTTCCCGAGGACCAGCTGCCCGTCGAGCTGCCCGAGCTGCGCGGCGCCGACCTGAAGCCCAAGGGCACCTCGCCGCTGGGCGCGGCCACCGAGTGGGTCAACGTCAGCTGCCCGCAGTGCGGCGGCCCGGCGACCCGCGACACCGACACGATGGACACCTTCGTCGACTCGTCGTGGTACTTCTTCCGCTACCTGTCGGCCCACGACAGCACCCAGGCCTTCGACCCCGCACTGGCCAAGGCGTGGGGGCCGATCGACCTCTACATCGGCGGCGACGAGCACGCCGTCCTGCACCTGCTGTACGCGCGCTTCTTCACCAAGGTGCTGCGCGACATGGGGCTGATCGACTGGGACGAGCCGTTCTCGGCGTACCTGTCGCAGGGCAAGGTCATCAACAACGGCCGCAAGATGAGCAAGTCGCTGGGCAACGGCGTCAGTCTGGGGGGACAACTCGAGGAGTTCGGGGTCGACGCCGTCCGGCTGACCCTGGTCTTCGCGAGCCCGCCCGAGGACAACGTCGACTGGGCCGACGTCTCGCCGGCCGGGTCGGCGAAGTTCCTGCAGCGCGCCTGGCGCCTGTCCGGTGACGTGACCTCGGCCCCCGGCGTCGCGCCGGCCGACGGCGACGTCGCGCTGCGCAAGGTCACCCACAAGACCGTGCACGAGGCGGCCCAGCTGCTGGAGTCCTACCGCTTCAACGTCGTCATCGCCCGCACCATGGAGCTGGTCAACGCCACCCGCAAGGCGATCGACAGCGGCTGCGGCCCTGCGGACCCCGCCGTGCGCGAGGCGGCCGAGACCGTCGCGATCCTGCTGTCGATGGTCGCGCCCTACACGGCCGAGGAGATGTGGGAGCGCCTGGGCCACCAGCCGACCGTGGCGAACGCGCCCTGGCCGGACGTCGATCCCGCGCTGCTGGTCGACGACGCGGTCACGGCCGTCGTCCAGATCCAGGGCAAGGTGCGCGCCCGCCTGGAGGTCTCCCCGGACATCTCCGAGGCCGACCTGGAGGCCGCCGCCCTCGCCGACCCCGGCGTGGCCAAGGCGATCGACGGGCGTCCGGTGCGCAAGGTCATCGTCCGCGCGCCCAAGCTCGTCAACATCGTCGTCTGA
- a CDS encoding ABC transporter ATP-binding protein has product MTLEAQDLTFGYAGRPIGEHVDLTIEDGSFTVIVGPNACGKSTLLRALSRLLKPTGGQVLLDGKAISSLGSKEVARRLGLLPQTALAPEGITVADLVGRGRHPYQSALRQWSREDEAACREALDATGTTDLADRLVEELSGGQRQRVWIAMVLAQQTGLLLLDEPTTFLDIAHQIELMELLTRLNREGRTVVAVLHDLNQAARYGTRIVAMRDGAIVAEGRPAEVVTSATIEQVFDLPCKVIDDPVSGAPLVLPLGGLHG; this is encoded by the coding sequence ATGACCCTCGAAGCACAGGACCTGACGTTCGGCTATGCCGGACGCCCGATCGGCGAGCACGTCGACCTCACCATCGAGGACGGCTCGTTCACCGTGATCGTCGGGCCCAACGCGTGCGGCAAGTCGACCCTGCTGCGTGCCCTGTCCCGGCTGCTCAAGCCGACCGGCGGCCAGGTCCTGCTCGACGGCAAGGCGATCAGCAGCCTCGGCTCCAAGGAGGTCGCGCGCCGGCTCGGGCTGCTGCCCCAGACCGCGCTCGCGCCCGAGGGGATCACCGTCGCCGACCTGGTCGGCCGCGGCCGGCACCCCTACCAGTCGGCGCTGCGGCAGTGGTCGCGCGAGGACGAGGCGGCGTGCCGCGAGGCCCTCGACGCCACCGGTACGACGGACCTCGCCGACCGCCTCGTCGAGGAGCTCTCCGGGGGCCAGCGGCAGCGGGTCTGGATCGCGATGGTGCTGGCCCAGCAGACCGGCCTGCTCCTGCTCGACGAGCCCACCACCTTCCTCGACATCGCCCACCAGATCGAGCTGATGGAGCTGCTCACCCGGCTCAACCGCGAGGGCCGCACGGTCGTCGCGGTCCTCCACGACCTCAACCAGGCCGCGCGCTACGGCACCCGCATCGTCGCTATGCGCGACGGCGCCATCGTGGCCGAGGGCCGCCCGGCCGAGGTGGTCACGTCCGCGACCATCGAGCAGGTCTTCGACCTGCCCTGCAAGGTGATCGACGACCCGGTCTCCGGCGCCCCCCTGGTGCTGCCGCTCGGCGGTCTCCATGGCTGA
- a CDS encoding ABC transporter substrate-binding protein, with protein MIPLTPRLPFRAAVAGLSLAALVLAGCSTEAATDEPTAEKRQQLFDDQCAGTVIPDLPDLEPLPAEDGTSKVTTEFGDVDLPTHPKAALGMYTTDVDMLIWLRYPLAKSQPIRGDGYKTFPCFFPYDPLDGVSTFGNYPDYDFESILLAEPDFILNGLGYDKKVVKRLPSIAPTFSVDAFDGESWMTHFEDTARLLGRTEYYDAWKKIYDERVAEVKKELGDLSGVVVSPVGYWEGKIQTGCYSGVECQVFDDLGLTINDSSLANDREGEALSGEQLGKLQDVDYGFMIKALGTAGQDEYDKTITELDKNALWAGLPFVQDDHIVTYEMEMTYGSPSGQLAFLEVVREQLAAKGVGK; from the coding sequence ATGATCCCCCTGACCCCCCGCCTCCCGTTCCGCGCTGCCGTGGCCGGGCTGTCGCTCGCCGCGCTCGTCCTCGCGGGCTGCTCGACCGAGGCCGCGACGGACGAGCCGACGGCCGAGAAGCGCCAGCAGCTCTTCGACGACCAGTGCGCGGGCACCGTGATCCCGGACCTGCCCGACCTGGAGCCGCTCCCGGCCGAGGACGGCACCAGCAAGGTGACCACCGAGTTCGGTGACGTCGACCTGCCGACGCACCCGAAGGCCGCGCTCGGCATGTACACGACCGACGTCGACATGCTCATCTGGCTGCGCTACCCGCTCGCGAAGAGCCAGCCGATCCGCGGTGACGGCTACAAGACCTTCCCGTGCTTCTTCCCCTACGACCCGCTCGACGGGGTCAGCACGTTCGGCAACTACCCGGACTACGACTTCGAGTCGATCCTCCTGGCCGAGCCGGACTTCATCCTCAACGGCCTCGGCTACGACAAGAAGGTCGTCAAGCGGCTGCCCTCGATCGCGCCGACGTTCAGCGTCGACGCCTTCGACGGTGAGAGCTGGATGACCCACTTCGAGGACACCGCCCGGCTCCTGGGCCGGACCGAGTACTACGACGCCTGGAAGAAGATCTACGACGAGCGCGTCGCCGAGGTGAAGAAGGAGCTCGGCGACCTCTCCGGCGTCGTCGTGTCGCCGGTCGGCTACTGGGAGGGCAAGATCCAGACCGGCTGCTACTCCGGCGTCGAGTGCCAGGTCTTCGACGACCTCGGCCTCACGATCAACGACTCGTCGCTGGCCAACGACCGCGAGGGCGAGGCGCTCAGCGGCGAGCAGCTCGGCAAGCTCCAGGACGTCGACTACGGCTTCATGATCAAGGCCCTCGGCACCGCGGGGCAGGACGAGTACGACAAGACGATCACCGAGCTCGACAAGAACGCGCTGTGGGCGGGGCTCCCGTTCGTCCAGGACGACCACATCGTCACCTACGAGATGGAGATGACCTACGGCTCGCCCAGCGGTCAGCTCGCCTTCCTCGAGGTCGTCCGCGAGCAGCTCGCCGCGAAGGGAGTCGGCAAGTGA